The following proteins come from a genomic window of Bacteroidota bacterium:
- a CDS encoding adenine deaminase C-terminal domain-containing protein, with the protein LKKNDWADFIVVNNLKDFIILQTYIKGKPLIKNEALKNEELKPVLLNNFNAGYINPEDIKVEFVSDSMNVIEAFDGELTTKKISVKPFVKNNLVVSDLDNDILKLVVVNRYQNQKPKVGFLKNFGLKKGALASSIAHDSHNIIAVGANDDDICAAINSLVENKGGIVAQNGNDISLLPLPVGGLMSYEGLEIIAEKYKGLNKKAWEFGCKFNAPFMTLSFLSLLVIPEIKLGDRGLFDVNKFEFIPLFN; encoded by the coding sequence CCTGAAAAAAAATGATTGGGCAGATTTTATTGTGGTAAATAATTTAAAGGATTTTATAATCCTGCAGACTTATATTAAAGGTAAACCTCTGATCAAAAATGAGGCTTTAAAAAATGAAGAATTAAAGCCTGTTTTATTAAATAATTTTAATGCCGGATATATAAATCCAGAAGATATAAAAGTTGAATTTGTATCCGATTCAATGAATGTCATTGAGGCTTTTGACGGTGAATTGACTACAAAAAAGATATCTGTAAAACCTTTTGTGAAAAATAACCTGGTGGTTTCTGATCTGGATAATGATATTTTAAAATTGGTCGTAGTAAACCGGTATCAAAATCAAAAACCTAAGGTAGGATTTTTAAAAAATTTTGGCCTAAAAAAAGGAGCTTTGGCAAGCAGTATTGCCCATGATAGTCACAATATCATAGCAGTTGGTGCAAATGATGACGATATTTGCGCTGCAATTAATTCTTTGGTAGAAAATAAAGGAGGTATTGTTGCTCAAAATGGCAACGATATTTCATTGCTGCCTTTACCCGTGGGCGGGTTAATGTCGTATGAGGGACTTGAAATTATAGCTGAAAAGTATAAAGGTTTAAACAAAAAAGCCTGGGAATTTGGATGCAAGTTTAATGCACCTTTTATGACCTTATCATTTTTATCCTTGCTGGTAATCCCTGAAATTAAATTAGGCGACAGGGGACTTTTTGATGTCAATAAATTTGAATTTATCCCACTTTTTAATTAA
- a CDS encoding polyprenyl synthetase family protein, with product MSSIEKIKAPIAEEMNNFQKLFKAAMHNQSPLLSIITNYLYQRKGKQMRPIMVFLSAKMHGEINQSTYTAASLIELLHTATLVHDDIVDDSNYRRGFFSVYALWKSKISVLVGDYLLAQGLLLAVNNKEMEILEIVSHAVKEMSEGELLQLEHARKFMLTESQYLDIIEKKTAALLAACAASGTSSVHADNQIIEAMKQFGTNVGIAFQMKDDLLDYQNTGLLGKPTGNDIKEQKMTLPLIYALENASYSTKKSMIQIIKKVKRDSSKLPQVIDFVIASGGIDYTSKKMNEYKNKALDLLNTFPDNESKLSLIQFVNFTTEREK from the coding sequence ATGTCTTCTATTGAAAAAATTAAGGCGCCTATAGCTGAAGAGATGAATAATTTTCAGAAATTATTTAAAGCAGCTATGCACAACCAGAGTCCACTTTTAAGCATTATAACCAATTATCTGTATCAGCGCAAAGGGAAGCAAATGCGACCTATCATGGTTTTCCTTTCAGCAAAAATGCATGGTGAAATAAACCAATCTACCTATACAGCAGCTTCGCTGATTGAACTGCTTCATACAGCGACTTTGGTTCATGATGACATAGTGGATGATTCCAATTACCGCCGCGGATTCTTCTCTGTTTATGCCTTATGGAAATCAAAAATTTCGGTTTTGGTCGGAGATTATTTACTGGCCCAGGGTCTTCTTCTGGCGGTAAATAACAAGGAAATGGAAATCCTGGAAATTGTCTCGCATGCTGTGAAAGAAATGAGCGAAGGTGAACTCCTTCAGTTGGAACATGCCAGGAAATTTATGCTTACAGAAAGCCAATATCTGGATATAATAGAGAAGAAAACAGCTGCCCTGCTTGCAGCCTGCGCTGCCAGTGGGACAAGTTCCGTACATGCCGACAACCAGATAATTGAGGCCATGAAACAATTCGGCACCAATGTGGGTATTGCCTTTCAAATGAAAGATGATTTGCTCGATTATCAGAATACAGGCCTTTTAGGGAAACCTACCGGCAATGATATTAAAGAACAAAAAATGACTCTCCCCTTAATTTATGCCCTGGAAAATGCTTCCTATTCTACGAAAAAATCAATGATTCAAATTATTAAGAAAGTCAAACGGGATTCTTCAAAATTACCTCAGGTCATAGATTTTGTTATTGCCAGCGGAGGGATTGATTATACTTCAAAGAAAATGAACGAATATAAAAACAAAGCCCTGGATTTATTAAATACTTTCCCGGATAATGAATCCAAGCTTTCACTTATTCAATTTGTAAACTTTACAACAGAAAGAGAAAAATAA
- the uvrC gene encoding excinuclease ABC subunit UvrC, producing MEVANKNIDHLKELVKVLPDKPGIYQYFDKNGTIIYVGKAKKLKKRVSSYFNRNHYDNNKLKVLVSKIVDIKHIVVNTETDALLLENNLIKKYQPRYNILLKDDKTYPWICVKNENFPRVFLTRRKENDGSQYFGPYTSIGMIRNLLKLIKALYKPRICNYALTLENIKQHKFKACLEYHIGNCLAPCIGLQSLEDYNSAVQHIKSILKGNLTEVIDYLENEMNILASELKYEQAKLVKDQIEILKNYQSKSTIVNPDITNVDVFSIDREKNFAIVNYLRIIHGAIIQAHTLEIDTQLDEDINDLLLTAIVELRERYNSMSREIIVPFQPDIEVEGAKYLIPKMGDKKKLLELSERNVKYYKLERQKRIDEKIGNNKVLNLLKTIQNDLHLNELPKQIECFDNSNIQGTNPVGSCVVFINGKPAKRLYRHFNIKTVEGPNDFASMEETVYRRYKRLLDEGQPLPQLVVVDGGKGQLSAAMKSLEKLNLRGKIAIIGIAKKLEEIYFPDDSVPIYLDKNSLSLKTIQQLRDEAHRFGITFHRQKRSNSMIHSELDNIQGIGVKNAKKLIEGFSTVAKIKTASINELESVLGKSKAQIVYEYFQKSGEK from the coding sequence ATGGAAGTTGCTAATAAAAATATTGATCATTTAAAAGAATTGGTCAAGGTTTTACCTGACAAGCCCGGAATATATCAATACTTTGATAAAAACGGAACTATAATTTATGTTGGAAAGGCAAAAAAACTTAAAAAAAGAGTTTCTTCTTATTTTAATAGAAATCATTACGACAACAATAAATTAAAAGTACTTGTAAGTAAAATTGTAGATATTAAACATATTGTTGTCAATACTGAAACAGATGCCTTATTATTAGAAAATAACCTAATTAAAAAATATCAGCCTCGGTATAATATTTTATTAAAGGATGATAAAACTTATCCATGGATTTGTGTAAAAAATGAAAACTTTCCAAGAGTTTTTTTAACAAGAAGAAAAGAGAATGATGGTTCTCAGTATTTTGGCCCTTATACTTCGATAGGTATGATACGCAATCTTCTTAAACTGATAAAAGCGCTTTATAAACCAAGAATATGTAATTATGCGTTAACTCTTGAAAATATAAAACAACATAAATTTAAGGCTTGCCTGGAATATCATATTGGAAATTGCCTGGCACCCTGCATAGGTTTACAGAGCTTGGAAGATTATAATTCTGCTGTTCAGCATATTAAAAGTATTTTAAAAGGGAATCTTACTGAAGTAATTGACTATCTGGAAAATGAAATGAATATCCTGGCTTCTGAGTTAAAATATGAGCAGGCTAAATTGGTTAAAGATCAGATTGAAATCTTGAAAAATTATCAGAGTAAATCAACAATAGTCAATCCGGATATTACCAATGTTGATGTCTTTTCAATTGACAGGGAAAAGAATTTTGCCATTGTAAATTATTTAAGAATTATTCATGGAGCAATCATTCAGGCCCATACATTGGAAATCGATACTCAGCTGGATGAAGACATAAATGATCTTCTTTTAACCGCCATCGTGGAACTAAGGGAAAGATATAATAGTATGTCAAGGGAAATTATTGTTCCTTTTCAACCGGATATTGAAGTTGAAGGGGCTAAATATTTGATACCTAAAATGGGTGATAAGAAGAAGCTGCTGGAATTATCCGAGAGGAATGTTAAATATTATAAATTGGAGAGACAAAAGAGGATTGATGAAAAAATTGGAAATAATAAAGTTCTGAATTTGTTAAAGACAATTCAGAACGATTTGCATTTAAATGAACTTCCCAAACAAATTGAATGTTTTGATAATTCAAATATCCAGGGGACCAATCCTGTTGGTTCGTGCGTTGTATTTATTAATGGGAAGCCGGCAAAGCGGCTGTATCGTCATTTTAATATAAAAACAGTTGAAGGGCCTAATGATTTTGCTTCCATGGAAGAAACCGTTTATAGGCGCTATAAAAGGTTATTGGACGAAGGGCAGCCTTTACCTCAACTGGTTGTAGTAGATGGAGGGAAAGGACAACTGAGTGCTGCAATGAAAAGTCTTGAAAAACTTAATCTGCGGGGGAAAATTGCAATTATCGGAATTGCTAAAAAACTGGAAGAAATATATTTCCCCGACGATTCAGTACCTATTTACCTGGATAAGAATTCATTATCTTTAAAAACCATTCAACAGCTGCGGGATGAAGCACACCGGTTTGGGATTACTTTTCATCGTCAGAAACGGTCTAATTCCATGATTCATTCTGAGCTTGATAATATCCAGGGAATAGGAGTGAAGAATGCCAAAAAACTGATAGAGGGATTTTCGACTGTGGCTAAAATAAAAACTGCTTCAATAAATGAATTGGAATCAGTTTTAGGAAAGTCAAAAGCACAGATTGTTTATGAATATTTTCAAAAATCTGGGGAGAAATAA